From Diceros bicornis minor isolate mBicDic1 chromosome 17, mDicBic1.mat.cur, whole genome shotgun sequence, the proteins below share one genomic window:
- the LOC131416061 gene encoding keratin, type II cuticular Hb5: protein MSCRSYRISSGCGVTRTFSSCSAVAPRTGSRCCISAAPYRGVSCYRGLTGFGSRSLSNLGSCGPRIAVGGFRAGSCGRSFGYRSGGVCGPSAPCITTVSVNESLLAPLNLEIDPNAQCVKQEEKEQIKSLNNRFAAFIDKVRFLEQQNKLLETKWQFYQNQHCCESNLEPLFSGYIETLRREAECVEADSGRLASELNHVQEVLEGYKKRYEEEVALRATAENEFVVLKKDVDCAYLRKSDLEANVEALVEESSFLKRLYDEEIRVLQAHISDTSVIVKMDNSRDLNLDSIVAEIKAQYDDIASRSRAEAESWYHTKCEEIKATVVRHGETLRRTKEEINELNRLIQRLTAEIENAKCQNSKLEAAVAEAEQQGEAALNDARCKLAGLEEALQKAKQDMACLLREYQEVLNSKLGLDIEIATYRRLLEGEEQRLCEGVGSVNVCVSSSRGGGISCGGLTYSTTPGRQIASGPSAIAGSITVMAPDACAPCQPRPSSFSCGSNRSVRFA from the exons ATGTCTTGCCGCTCCTACCGGATCAGCTCCGGATGTGGGGTCACCAGGACCTTCAGCTCCTGCTCGGCTGTGGCCCCCAGAACTGGTAGCCGTTGCTGCATCAGCGCAGCCCCCTACCGAGGGGTGTCCTGCTACCGGGGTCTCACGGGCTTCGGCAGCCGCAGCCTGTCGAACCTGGGCTCCTGTGGGCCCCGCATCGCTGTGGGCGGCTTCCGCGCCGGCTCCTGCGGCCGCAGCTTCGGATACCGCTCCGGCGGCGTCTGCGGCCCCAGCGCGCCCTGCATCACCACCGTGTCGGTCAACGAGAGCCTCCTGGCGCCCCTCAACCTGGAGATCGACCCCAACGCGCAGTGCGTGAagcaagaggagaaagagcaGATCAAGAGCCTCAACAACAGGTTCGCTGCCTTCATCGACAAG GTGCGCTTCCTGGAGCAGCAGAACAAGCTGCTGGAGACCAAGTGGCAGTTCTACCAGAACCAGCACTGCTGTGAGAGCAACCTGGAGCCGCTGTTCAGTGGCTACATCGAGACGCTGCGGCGGGAGGCCGAGTGTGTGGAGGCCGACAGCGGGAGGCTGGCCTCGGAGCTCAACCACGTGCAGGAGGTGCTGGAGGGCTACAAGAAGAG GTATGAAGAGGAGGTGGCTCTGAGAGCCACAGCCGAGAACGAGTTTGTGGTTCTGAAGAAG GACGTGGACTGCGCCTACCTGCGGAAATCAGACCTGGAGGCCAACGTGGAGGCGCTGGTGGAGGAGTCCAGTTTCCTGAAGCGCCTCTATGATGAG GAGATCCGTGTTCTCCAAGCCCACATCTCGGACACCTCAGTCATCGTCAAGATGGACAACAGCCGGGACTTGAACCTGGACAGCATCGTGGCCGAGATCAAGGCTCAGTATGACGACATCGCCAGCCGCAGCCGGGCTGAGGCTGAGAGTTGGTACCACACCAAG TGTGAGGAGATAAAGGCCACGGTGGTCCGGCACGGGGAGACCCTGCGCCGCACCAAGGAGGAGATTAACGAGCTGAACCGCCTGATCCAGAGGCTGACCGCCGAGATCGAGAATGCCAAGTGCCAG AACTCCAAGCTGGAGGCCGCCGTGGCCGAGGCCGAGCAGCAGGGCGAGGCGGCCCTCAACGACGCCCGCTGCAAGCTGGCCGGGCTAGAGGAGGCCCTGCAGAAGGCCAAGCAGGACATGGCCTGCCTGCTGAGGGAGTACCAGGAGGTGCTGAACTCCAAGCTGGGCCTGGACATCGAGATCGCCACCTACAGGCGCCTGCTGGAGGGCGAGGAGCAGAG GCTGTGCGAAGGTGTGGGCTCTGTGAATGTCT GCGTCAGCAGCTCCCGAGGCGGCGGAATCTCCTGTGGGGGTCTCACATATAGCACCACCCCAGGGCGCCAAATTGCATCTGGCCCCTCGGCCATAGCGGGCAGCATCACTGTGATGGCCCCCGATGCCTGTGCCCCCTGTCAGCCCCGTCCCTCCAGCTTCAGCTGTGGGAGCAACCGGTCGGTCCGCTTCGCATAG